The bacterium genome contains the following window.
TCGCCGTTTTTGTCCACCCACGCGAGGATGTAGTACGGCCCGGGCGCGACGGCCGGGAACTCGAACGAGGCCAGACTGAAGGAGCCTCCCGACTCCGGCGCAATGGAATAGGCCGGGGCTGAATCCCACGCGACGCTGTCGTGCAACTCAATCCGCGCCAGCCGCACATCGCCCTGCGACCCCGGCGTCAGCGCCAGTCGGCCGTAGACCGTCGTCGGAAACTTGCATCCTGCCAACAGACACAGCCCGGCCATCGCAACCGCGAATCCGACCACCGGCCATCGGCGAGAAGGCGCGCTATCGGCCGGCATCTTGTATGTTACGAAGGGATTCGTGCATGTCAGTCGCGAGACGCCGAATGCTCGGCTGCAGTTCCTCGGAGCTGCGCATATAGCCGTTGGCGGCATTCTGCTGAATCTCAGACTCGTCCTTGTCCCCGAGCGTGACGGCTTTCACCGAGGCCTCTGACTTGGAGTAGTACTGGAACCGATCTCCGGCATCTTCCGCCATTGACCTCAGGTAGCGGTCGGAGGCTGTGTAGAGAATGCTCAGACGGAAAGCCGCGTCTGATTCGGCTTGGCGTGATGCCTCGAGTACGAACTCGGCCTGCTGACGCGCCAGTGTTATTTCCCGTCGCGCGCTGTCCGCGAGAATAGCGGCTCTCTGCAGCTTTGCGGCTGCGCTATCCGCATTGTCGCTCGTCACGACGCTCTGCGGTGAAAGCTCGCTTGCGCGCAGCCACTCGTCGGTCGCCTGGGTCACGAGTGTGTCGATAGCCGCAACAGCAGACTGAGCGACATCGACGGTACTGAGCTTGCGCGGAGCGGCGGGAGGCTGGACGGCTGCCGGCGGCGGCGTGAACGCGGCAAGGCTCTCAGTCGTGCTGAATGTCTTTGGCTCGACCGCTGGACTAGATCGAAGAACCACCGGAGGACGGTAGAACATCAGCATGCCCAAGGCAACTGACATCAGGATTACGGCCGCTGCGATGGTGAGCATTCGGACGCGAGCGACTAGCGCGGTCCGCCTCGCGTCCGGCTTAAAGACAAGTCCCGGTGTCGACGGCGGCAGCTTAGGCTTCTCGTCAGGCTGCTTTGCTTCGCCCGGCGGTTCTAGGCCGCTCAATTCATGCCTCGCAATTAACATAGGTTCGGGCACGGTCGCTGTCAACAACCGCATTCGCGGCCATCGAGGTTGACACGCAGCAGGACGGTCATAGACTTACCGAGTGAAGTCGCCAACGCGGAAGATGGCCGTGCCTCACCAGCCAACCAGTCTGCGCGCTGCGGACGTGGCGCACGAGACGCTGAGAACGTTCTCGCTCACCCACAACTACAACATATGGGTGATGGACATGATTTCGCCCCATGTCGGACACAAGACGCTCGAGGTCGGCTGCGGCATCGGCAATCTGACCTTCTACTTGCAGGACCTGTCCGATCTCGTCTGCATCGACATCTCGGACCTCTACCTCGCGCATATGCAGGTTGACTTTCCGGACCTCAAATTGCTGAAGTGCGACCTCGGCAGCGACGCACTGCGCGAGTTGAAGCCGGAGCGTTTCGACACCGTCGTCTGCGTGAACGTGCTTGAACACATCGAGGATGACCGTAAAGCACTCGCCAACCTGTTCGAGATCCTTGAGCCGGGTGGCCGGCTGCTGCTGCACGTACCGGCGCTCTCCGCGCTCTACGGCACGCTCGACCGCAACCTCGACCACTATCGGCGTTACAGCCGGAAAGGACTCCTGTCCCTTCTCAATGAGATTGGCTTTGAGATCGAGCAGCTCAACTACTGCAATCCGATCGCCGCGCTCGGCTGGTTCTGGAACTCCCGCGTCCTGCGCAAGACCGCGCTTGAGAGCTGGCCGACAATTCTCTTCGACAAACTCGTGCCGTTGATTGCCGCGGTCGAGCGGCGGTTCAAGCCGCCGTTCGGAATGTCACTTTTCGCTGTGGCGCGGAAGTCTGAACGGTCATAGAGGCCGCGTCGGTTTTCTGCCTTGAAGCGCTGGCCGCGAAGGGTCGAGTCGAGATCGGCGGCGAACCGGAGCTTGTCCCAAGCCCTCTGGCCGCGCGTGTTATGCCATATTCGACAGCGGCGGCGATTCAAATGACAGATCCGCACAAGCGGTGCCGCCGCGACAGCTTCAGAGCCATCAGACCGGCTCGATGTCCCCGGAATCTTCTCACGTCCGTGGGATAAATCCTCCGCGGGTCGTAGGCCGTAATCCGCGAGCCATCCTGCGCTGGCGGCGCAACAACCGCAGTTGCTTGACATCAACCGGTGGTCAGCTATCTTGGACTCAATGGCACTGACTCAGGCCGCGCAGGCTGTACTGCTACCCCTTGGACGTCCGGTTCGATGCCGGTAGGCGTCTGGTCACTCCTGGCCGGTGCCGCCTTCGGCTCCATCCCGTTCGGCTACTTTGCGGGCAGGCTGAATCACATTGACATTCGTCGGCACGGCTCCGGGAACATCGGGTTCACCAACGTCCAGCGTACAATCGGCTGGGCCTGGGCGGTGCCGGTTCTGTTGCTTGACGCTGCAAAGGGCCTGTTCCCGACCGCGATTGCCCATGGTGTTGGCCTGGTACCTGCACTCGTGGGAATTGGCGCTATTATCGGCCACGTCTTCTGCCCCTGGCTCGGATTCAAAGGAGGCAAAGGCGTAGCGACAACGGTCGGCGTTGCCGTCTATCTTTGCCCGCGTAGCCTGCTCGCGGGACTGGGCGTCTACATCGCGGTACTCGCCGCAACCGGTTTCATATCCCTATCCTCGTTGGCGCTTGCAGTTGTTCTGCCTATTCTGACCGCCGTGTTCTACCGGCACAGCATCCTCCTGCTGGTCTTTGCCGTCTGCACGGCGCTAATCATCGTCGCCAGACACTCTTCCAACATGCGTCGCCTCGTTGCGGGAACCGAGCCACGCCTAGGGCTCTGGCTCAAGTTGTTCAGGAGAAGATGAGAATCGCTTTCGTCGGATCCGGCCGCTGGGCACTCGCGCTCGGAGTCAGACTGGCGGCAAACGGACATGAGATCTCACTATGGGAGTTCAGCCGTGCAAACCTGGAACGTCTCACGACGACTAGGCGTCACCCTGACCTGCCCGAAGACGTCCCGGCGACGATTTCTGTAACCGACGACTTGGCAGGCACCGTCTCGGCCGCGCAGGTGATTGTGCTCGCCGTGCCTTCAGAGACGCTGGCCGGTGCAGTCCAACAGGTCAAGGCTTTGAATCCGAAACCTCAAGCGCTGGTAACCGTCACCAAGGGCATTGACCCCAGAACTCTCAAACGGCTGTCGGTCACGATTACCGACGCCCTGCCCGCGCTTCCGGTCGTCGTGCTGGCCGGTCCGGGCATCCCCTACGACCTCGCTCTTGGCGACCCGACCTCGCTGGTCGCGGCATCAGTCAGCGAAACCGCAGCCGCGATGGTGCGGGACGCGTTCACCGGCGGCAACCTGCGGGTCTACTCACATGGAGACGTAGTGGGTGTCGAGCTTGGTGCGGCTCTGAAGAACGTCATTGCCATCGCCGCCGGCGTGGCCGACGGCATCGGCCTGGGTATCAACGCCAAAGCGGCTCTACTGACCCGAGGACTTGCCGAGATCACCCGTCTCGGCCTCGCATTCAATGCCAACCCTCTGACCTTTGCCGGGCTATCGGGCATGGGCGACCTGATAGTAACTGCCTTCTCCGACCACTCCCGCAACCACGTTCTGGGAGTCGCAATCGGCCGTGGCGAAACGATAGCCGGAGCACTGTCCGGTCTGTCGGGAGTTGCCGAGGGCGCGACCACCGCCCGCTCGGCCCGAAGCCTGGCCGGCAGCCAGCGAATCGAGATGCCGATCACCGAAGAGGTCTACAGGATGCTGTATGAAGGCGCCTCCCCGCACGACAGCATGGCGCGGCTGCTGCGAAGGAGCCCGCGTCAGGAAATTTGGAAATGACTCGGGGCAAGCACTACTTGGTCACTGAGGTCTGCCGGAGGCTTGGCATCAAGCCCCACATCCTCCGTTACTGGGAACACGAATTCGGCATCAAACCCGACCGTAACTCCGCCGGCCGCCGCATGTACAACGAGGCCCAGCTTGAGCGTCTGCAGCTCATCAAACACCTGATCCGTACCGAGAAACTGACTGTGTCCGGCGCCCGCCGTCAGCTTGCCAAGATGTCGGCCCAGGCGACCGAACCCGCGGCCTCCAGCGACCAGCGCCAGACCCTTCTCTGGCTCAAGCGAGAACTCCTGGCGATCAAGGCTCAGCTCGAAGCCGGACTGGGTCAGTGAGCCAGGCGGTCTATCAACGACCGCACGCTATGTGACAGTGGCCATAGGTAGACCTGTCCGATAGTGTGGTTGCCGTCCGATGGGAGCGCCTGAAGAAGACATCCCATCCAGAGATAGAGATTCATGGCCGTGACAGCCAGCATGGCGACAACTAGTGCGGCTTTAGCCCTCCGGCCGACATTCTGATGCGAAACTGTCAAAGCCGCGGCCAGAGAGAGCGCTGGCAGCAGCTCGACGAAGGCTCGGTTCCCGTAGCTCTGACCAAACCACCAACACCACCACGTGCCGTTGACCACAGCCGTCAGCAAGAAGGATGCGACCGCTGCTGCACAGATGTATCTAGTCCGGGGCATGCAGATCGCACTGTAGGCCGCGAGGAGAATCAGGATTGCGTACCACGGGCTGTAGACAAACAGACCGTTCCGGACAGATATAAGAGCGTTCAGGATTCCGGCAATCCCTGCCGTGAAGTACTCATTGTAGTAGGTGGAGAAGCGAATTTGCCCCCAAAGAAACCATAGACTCACGGGCTGGAGGGAGACGGTTGCCGCGGCGCCGGCGAGCATCGGCACCGACTCACGAAGTGAGACTCGTT
Protein-coding sequences here:
- the plsY gene encoding glycerol-3-phosphate 1-O-acyltransferase PlsY, encoding MPVGVWSLLAGAAFGSIPFGYFAGRLNHIDIRRHGSGNIGFTNVQRTIGWAWAVPVLLLDAAKGLFPTAIAHGVGLVPALVGIGAIIGHVFCPWLGFKGGKGVATTVGVAVYLCPRSLLAGLGVYIAVLAATGFISLSSLALAVVLPILTAVFYRHSILLLVFAVCTALIIVARHSSNMRRLVAGTEPRLGLWLKLFRRR
- a CDS encoding NAD(P)H-dependent glycerol-3-phosphate dehydrogenase, giving the protein MRIAFVGSGRWALALGVRLAANGHEISLWEFSRANLERLTTTRRHPDLPEDVPATISVTDDLAGTVSAAQVIVLAVPSETLAGAVQQVKALNPKPQALVTVTKGIDPRTLKRLSVTITDALPALPVVVLAGPGIPYDLALGDPTSLVAASVSETAAAMVRDAFTGGNLRVYSHGDVVGVELGAALKNVIAIAAGVADGIGLGINAKAALLTRGLAEITRLGLAFNANPLTFAGLSGMGDLIVTAFSDHSRNHVLGVAIGRGETIAGALSGLSGVAEGATTARSARSLAGSQRIEMPITEEVYRMLYEGASPHDSMARLLRRSPRQEIWK
- a CDS encoding MerR family transcriptional regulator; protein product: MTRGKHYLVTEVCRRLGIKPHILRYWEHEFGIKPDRNSAGRRMYNEAQLERLQLIKHLIRTEKLTVSGARRQLAKMSAQATEPAASSDQRQTLLWLKRELLAIKAQLEAGLGQ
- a CDS encoding class I SAM-dependent methyltransferase — encoded protein: MKSPTRKMAVPHQPTSLRAADVAHETLRTFSLTHNYNIWVMDMISPHVGHKTLEVGCGIGNLTFYLQDLSDLVCIDISDLYLAHMQVDFPDLKLLKCDLGSDALRELKPERFDTVVCVNVLEHIEDDRKALANLFEILEPGGRLLLHVPALSALYGTLDRNLDHYRRYSRKGLLSLLNEIGFEIEQLNYCNPIAALGWFWNSRVLRKTALESWPTILFDKLVPLIAAVERRFKPPFGMSLFAVARKSERS